The [Actinobacillus] rossii genome contains a region encoding:
- a CDS encoding cytochrome b562, with amino-acid sequence MKKLLSLLGIFTLAFVTACDTGSNVKAEMGQMALAVNKLGDTQTADEFHQAAVALRDASVQAMAKQPSSIKNADDFKGYQDGMKQFIDALDQADALAQQGNLDEAKRATQRLFELKKEFHVKYK; translated from the coding sequence ATGAAAAAATTATTGTCATTATTAGGTATTTTTACTTTGGCATTTGTAACGGCCTGTGATACGGGCTCAAATGTTAAAGCCGAAATGGGACAAATGGCGCTAGCAGTAAATAAACTTGGCGATACCCAAACAGCAGATGAATTCCATCAAGCTGCAGTTGCATTGCGCGATGCATCCGTGCAGGCTATGGCAAAACAGCCATCGAGTATTAAAAATGCGGATGACTTCAAAGGTTATCAAGATGGTATGAAACAGTTTATTGATGCACTTGATCAAGCGGATGCATTGGCACAACAAGGGAATTTAGACGAAGCGAAACGCGCAACACAGCGTTTATTCGAATTAAAAAAAGAATTTCATGTGAAATATAAGTAA
- a CDS encoding orotate transporter, whose product MTLSFIIIALCAGFALAIQAAINSQLAGALIGQPVVAAFISFLTGTIVLLGICWWKADLVVAWQHLPKQPWWKFIGGPLGALVVFTTIFLAPKIGVTNMLFFIIVGQLIAAMLIDHFGLLGMNERPMQIWQIIGLLFITLGLTIFFFGKKIFG is encoded by the coding sequence ATGACGCTCTCTTTTATTATTATTGCGCTGTGTGCTGGCTTTGCTCTTGCCATACAAGCGGCCATTAATAGCCAATTGGCAGGCGCGCTTATTGGGCAACCCGTGGTAGCGGCATTTATATCCTTTCTAACAGGCACCATAGTGCTACTGGGCATTTGCTGGTGGAAAGCGGATCTTGTCGTCGCTTGGCAGCATCTTCCGAAACAGCCTTGGTGGAAATTTATTGGTGGACCTTTGGGGGCTTTAGTGGTGTTCACTACTATTTTTCTTGCACCCAAAATCGGCGTCACGAATATGCTGTTTTTCATCATTGTAGGGCAATTGATTGCTGCAATGCTAATTGATCATTTTGGTTTGTTGGGGATGAACGAACGTCCGATGCAAATTTGGCAAATAATTGGATTATTATTTATTACATTAGGTTTAACGATTTTCTTTTTTGGTAAGAAAATATTTGGATAA
- the fabZ gene encoding (3R)-hydroxymyristoyl-ACP dehydratase, with product MTTETRTARIIEAKEIMTLLPHRYPFLLVDRVVDFQEGEWLKAIKNISVNEPCFTGHFPGEPILPGVLILEALAQSMGILAFKTHELQGGELFYFAGIDDARFKRPVLPGDQMELHVEVLKERRGITSFTGVARVNGEVACEAKLMCARR from the coding sequence GTGACAACTGAAACAAGAACAGCAAGAATTATCGAAGCGAAAGAAATCATGACTTTATTACCACACCGTTACCCCTTTTTGCTAGTGGATCGTGTCGTTGATTTCCAAGAAGGTGAATGGTTGAAAGCGATTAAAAATATCAGTGTGAATGAGCCTTGCTTTACTGGCCACTTTCCGGGTGAGCCGATTTTACCTGGTGTATTAATTCTTGAAGCCTTGGCGCAATCAATGGGAATTTTGGCATTCAAAACCCATGAGCTTCAAGGTGGCGAATTATTCTATTTTGCAGGGATTGATGATGCGCGTTTTAAACGTCCTGTATTGCCTGGTGATCAGATGGAGTTGCACGTTGAAGTGCTGAAAGAACGTCGCGGTATTACTTCTTTCACCGGGGTTGCTCGTGTGAATGGCGAAGTGGCTTGTGAAGCAAAATTAATGTGTGCACGCAGATAA
- a CDS encoding di- and tricarboxylate transporter, producing MNNMMFSFLPSPLVTTIVLLCMAIFLFVQNKLRMDIIALLVMLLFFLTGILSVQEIFAGFSDPNVILIALLFIVGEGLVRTGVAYQVSEWLMKASNNSEIKVLILLMLAVAGLGAFMSSTGVVAIFIPVVLMICQQMNISPKRLMMPLSVAGLISGMLTLIATAPNLVVNAELVRVNAGRFSFFSFTPIGLLVLVLGIVYMLIVRRWLSSSDEHTTETVNRHSIDDLIDSYHLHERVKRFVVKKDSSFIGRTVEELHLRSNYRLNILAIERWKHFRPVFLAASLGKAEIKEKDILVIDIANPDLDLNKLCQLLNLELAEIRSQNFNEQAKSIGMAEITPIPDASAVGKSAVELRFRSRYGLNIIGIKRNGELLQGNLVEEPLQIGDLLLVVGDWKLIRQLREKTKSFFILNYPSEIDKAVPARSQAWHAIFSIVTMVVLMVTGIVPNVIAALIGCLMLGKFRCVDAKSAYSSIHWATLILIVGMMPFSIALQKTGGVNLIVDFMINTVGTMGKHWMLISLFVLCAVVGLFISNTATAILMAPIAITMAQQLNLSPMPFAMTVAIASSAAFMTPISSPVNTMVLGPGNYQFSDFVKIGVPFTLLVMLVTVFVVPLLFPF from the coding sequence ATGAATAATATGATGTTTTCATTTTTGCCGTCGCCACTTGTGACGACAATCGTTTTATTATGTATGGCAATTTTCTTGTTTGTGCAAAATAAGTTACGCATGGATATCATCGCGTTATTGGTTATGTTGTTGTTTTTTTTGACAGGCATTTTATCGGTTCAAGAGATTTTTGCTGGGTTTAGTGACCCGAATGTCATCTTGATTGCGTTGTTATTTATTGTAGGTGAAGGGCTTGTACGTACTGGCGTGGCATATCAAGTGAGTGAATGGCTTATGAAAGCATCCAATAATAGCGAAATTAAAGTGCTAATTTTATTGATGCTAGCCGTCGCCGGACTTGGGGCATTTATGAGTTCTACTGGTGTTGTCGCCATTTTTATTCCTGTCGTGCTGATGATTTGTCAGCAGATGAATATTTCTCCCAAAAGATTAATGATGCCGCTTTCTGTCGCGGGGTTAATTAGCGGTATGCTGACACTGATTGCGACAGCACCTAATTTAGTTGTAAACGCGGAATTAGTTCGTGTTAATGCCGGGCGTTTTAGCTTTTTCTCTTTCACGCCAATTGGTTTGCTAGTGTTAGTACTAGGAATTGTTTATATGTTGATTGTTCGCCGCTGGTTATCTTCATCGGATGAACATACCACTGAAACTGTTAATCGCCATTCTATTGATGATCTTATTGATAGCTATCATTTGCACGAACGTGTTAAACGTTTTGTGGTGAAAAAAGATTCAAGTTTTATTGGTCGAACCGTTGAAGAATTGCATTTACGTTCGAACTATCGGTTGAATATTTTAGCCATTGAACGTTGGAAACATTTTAGACCTGTGTTTTTAGCGGCTTCTTTGGGAAAAGCAGAAATAAAAGAAAAAGATATTTTAGTGATTGATATTGCAAATCCCGATTTGGATTTGAATAAATTATGCCAGTTACTAAATCTTGAATTGGCAGAAATTCGTAGCCAAAACTTTAATGAACAAGCGAAATCTATTGGCATGGCGGAAATTACGCCTATTCCTGATGCGAGTGCAGTGGGGAAAAGTGCGGTGGAATTACGCTTTAGATCGCGGTATGGGTTAAATATTATTGGTATTAAACGGAATGGTGAGCTATTACAAGGCAATTTAGTGGAAGAACCCTTGCAAATCGGGGACTTATTATTAGTCGTTGGAGATTGGAAACTCATTCGACAATTACGTGAGAAAACGAAGTCGTTCTTTATTTTGAATTATCCTAGTGAAATCGATAAAGCTGTTCCAGCGAGAAGCCAGGCGTGGCATGCTATTTTTTCGATTGTGACTATGGTCGTACTGATGGTGACGGGGATTGTGCCAAATGTGATTGCAGCACTTATTGGCTGTTTAATGCTCGGGAAATTTCGTTGTGTCGATGCTAAAAGTGCTTACAGTAGTATCCACTGGGCCACGCTAATTTTGATTGTGGGGATGATGCCCTTTTCCATCGCATTGCAGAAAACAGGCGGGGTTAATCTGATTGTTGATTTTATGATTAATACGGTGGGGACAATGGGTAAACATTGGATGCTGATTAGCTTGTTTGTACTTTGTGCCGTTGTGGGATTGTTTATTTCGAATACGGCTACGGCGATTTTAATGGCGCCTATCGCTATTACAATGGCACAACAACTCAATTTGTCACCTATGCCTTTTGCGATGACAGTGGCTATTGCGTCTTCTGCAGCTTTTATGACACCAATTTCATCACCAGTGAATACAATGGTGCTCGGTCCAGGAAATTATCAATTTAGTGATTTTGTGAAAATCGGTGTGCCTTTTACTCTTTTAGTTATGTTAGTGACGGTATTTGTGGTACCGTTGTTGTTCCCATTTTGA
- the lex1 gene encoding Lipooligosaccharide biosynthesis protein lex-1: MFYVIILNIICNRSINRSVNQSISQSVNQSISQSVNQSISQSVNQSISQSVNQSISQSVNQSIKIYQIFYNEETRNQIDPRYIPLDNTHSPKPEWFEFYPIKSFLDNNELEDNTYYGFLSPRFYEKTGVSAEQLIAIIQEKSQDNIDVFLSSLGFGSIAYYQNLFEQGGVAHPDLKELSQQALNKMGVCINLDELVSSSYNTAYCNYIIGNKRYWHEWKILADKFYNLVENDTSELGERLRAKTSYHRGETAMRTFIQERLPSIILALNNFRTISFGREIHPQFLEPAKYEMCNYFKSRYTQTKDPLDLLVYKHIRHTILISTENK; this comes from the coding sequence TTGTTTTATGTCATCATCCTTAACATCATATGCAATCGATCAATCAATCGATCAGTCAATCAGTCAATCAGTCAATCAGTCAATCAGTCAATCAGTCAATCAGTCAATCAGTCAATCAGTCAATCAGTCAATCAGTCAATCAGTCAATCAGTCAATCAGTCAATCAGTCAATCAGTCAATCAGTCAATCAAAATATATCAAATCTTTTATAACGAAGAAACTAGAAATCAAATTGACCCACGTTATATTCCACTAGACAATACGCATTCACCTAAGCCTGAATGGTTTGAATTCTATCCCATCAAATCCTTTTTAGATAATAACGAACTGGAAGATAACACTTATTACGGTTTCTTATCACCACGCTTTTATGAAAAAACAGGCGTAAGCGCTGAACAATTAATCGCAATAATTCAAGAAAAATCCCAAGACAATATAGATGTTTTCCTTTCTTCTCTAGGTTTTGGGTCAATTGCTTATTATCAAAATCTGTTTGAACAAGGTGGAGTTGCGCATCCAGATTTGAAAGAACTTTCACAACAGGCATTGAACAAAATGGGAGTATGTATTAATTTAGATGAATTAGTCTCATCTTCCTATAATACAGCTTATTGTAATTATATTATTGGTAATAAACGTTATTGGCACGAATGGAAAATATTAGCCGATAAATTTTACAATCTAGTTGAAAACGATACGAGTGAATTAGGAGAAAGATTAAGAGCGAAAACTTCTTATCACCGTGGCGAAACAGCTATGCGTACATTTATTCAAGAACGTTTACCTAGTATTATTTTAGCATTGAATAACTTTCGTACAATCTCATTTGGTCGTGAAATTCACCCACAGTTTCTTGAACCTGCAAAATATGAAATGTGTAACTACTTTAAATCTCGCTATACTCAAACTAAAGATCCGCTAGATTTGCTTGTTTATAAACATATTCGCCATACCATTTTGATATCTACTGAAAACAAATAA
- the lpxA gene encoding UDP-N-acetylglucosamine acyltransferase: MIHPTAKIHPSSIIEDGAKIGENVVIGPFCIVEKDAEIGKGTILYSHVVVRGVTKIGEDNQIFQGASIGEINQDLKYQCEPTKTIIGDRNRIRENVTIHRGTVQGGGVTRVGDDNLFMVNAHIAHDCQIKNRCILANNATLAGHVELDDFVIVGGMSAIHQFVIVGAHVMLGGGSMVSQDVPPYVMAQGNHARPFGVNIEGLKRRGFDKPTLHAIRNVYKLIYRSERTLEDVMPEIEHYAQTETAISFFLDFFKRSTRGIIR, translated from the coding sequence ATGATTCACCCTACAGCAAAAATTCATCCGTCTTCAATTATTGAAGATGGAGCTAAAATTGGCGAAAACGTTGTTATCGGTCCATTCTGTATCGTTGAAAAAGATGCCGAAATTGGGAAAGGCACGATCTTATATTCACACGTAGTGGTTCGTGGTGTAACGAAAATTGGCGAAGATAACCAGATTTTCCAAGGGGCAAGTATTGGTGAAATAAACCAAGACTTAAAATATCAATGTGAACCGACAAAAACAATCATCGGTGATCGTAACCGTATTCGTGAAAATGTGACTATCCATCGTGGCACCGTTCAAGGCGGCGGTGTGACACGTGTAGGCGATGATAATTTATTTATGGTAAATGCCCATATTGCCCACGATTGTCAAATTAAAAACCGTTGTATTTTGGCGAATAATGCCACTTTAGCCGGTCATGTTGAATTAGATGATTTCGTGATTGTCGGGGGAATGTCTGCGATTCATCAGTTTGTGATTGTTGGTGCGCACGTTATGCTTGGCGGTGGCTCAATGGTCAGCCAAGATGTACCCCCTTATGTCATGGCGCAAGGCAACCATGCGCGTCCATTTGGAGTAAATATCGAAGGACTCAAACGTCGTGGTTTTGACAAACCTACTTTACACGCGATTCGCAATGTATATAAATTAATTTATCGTAGCGAACGAACCCTTGAAGATGTTATGCCAGAAATTGAGCATTATGCGCAAACCGAAACGGCAATTAGTTTCTTCTTAGATTTCTTTAAACGTTCAACACGAGGCATTATCCGTTAA
- the mglC gene encoding beta-methylgalactoside transporter inner membrane protein, which yields MAGQKTKTWDFFKQNAIYFVLLILLGVIIAQDPSFLTLMNFSNILTQSSVRLIIALGIAGLLVVQGTDLSAGRQVGLAAVVAATMLQSMDNFNRVFPDLPEMPILVVILIVCAIGAVIGLVNGFVVAVLNVTPFIATMGTMIIVYGFNSLYYDAVGGSPIAGFSENFSSFTQGFFRFGSFKLSYITIYAIVATILMWILWNKTRFGKNIFAIGGNPEAARVSGVNVTRNLLVIYTLAGVFYAFGGMLEAGRIGSATNNLGFMYELDAIAACVVGGVSFAGGVGTIIGVVTGVLIFTVINYGLTYIGVNPYWQYIIKGSIIILAVAIDSLKYAKKK from the coding sequence ATGGCTGGTCAAAAGACGAAAACATGGGATTTTTTCAAACAAAACGCGATTTATTTTGTGTTGTTGATTTTGCTTGGCGTAATTATTGCGCAAGATCCGAGTTTCTTAACACTGATGAACTTCAGTAATATTCTCACCCAATCTTCCGTACGTTTAATTATTGCATTGGGTATTGCCGGATTACTTGTTGTGCAAGGTACCGACTTATCAGCCGGTCGTCAAGTAGGTTTAGCGGCGGTGGTTGCAGCAACCATGTTACAATCCATGGATAACTTCAATCGCGTATTCCCTGATTTACCTGAGATGCCGATTTTGGTCGTGATATTAATTGTTTGTGCTATTGGCGCGGTTATTGGTCTCGTCAATGGTTTTGTAGTTGCTGTATTAAATGTAACACCATTTATCGCGACTATGGGGACAATGATTATCGTATATGGTTTTAACTCTTTGTACTATGATGCTGTAGGTGGTTCACCGATTGCAGGTTTTAGCGAAAACTTTTCATCGTTTACGCAAGGTTTCTTCCGCTTTGGTAGTTTTAAACTTTCTTACATTACGATTTACGCGATTGTGGCAACAATTTTAATGTGGATTCTATGGAATAAAACTCGTTTCGGTAAAAACATTTTTGCGATTGGTGGTAACCCTGAAGCAGCGAGAGTATCAGGTGTAAACGTAACCCGTAACTTGCTTGTGATTTATACTCTTGCCGGTGTGTTTTATGCTTTTGGTGGTATGCTCGAAGCCGGACGTATCGGTTCTGCAACCAATAACCTTGGTTTTATGTATGAATTAGACGCCATTGCTGCTTGTGTGGTGGGTGGTGTGTCATTTGCGGGTGGTGTGGGGACTATTATCGGCGTAGTGACGGGGGTATTAATCTTCACTGTGATTAACTACGGTTTAACTTACATTGGCGTAAATCCTTACTGGCAATATATTATTAAAGGTTCGATTATCATTCTTGCTGTCGCAATTGATAGTTTGAAATACGCGAAGAAAAAATAG
- the lpxB gene encoding lipid-A-disaccharide synthase — translation MQNLNKTNPTIAIVAGEVSGDILGAGLIRELKLIYPNAKFIGIAGQQMLNEGCDTLVDMEEIAVMGLVEILKHLPRLLKIRKNIVQYFSHHKPDIFIGIDAPEFNLYVEDKLKAQGIKTIHYVSPSVWAWRQNRIHKIARATNMVLAFLPFEKAFYDKFNVPCRFIGHTMADAIPLQPDRSSACQALNLNENQRYVAILVGSRGAEVEMLTEPFFKTALMLKEKHPDLKFLVPLINQKRRNQFEQICAQISPHLSDDDFILLDGKARQAMIVADATLLASGTAALECMLCKSPMVVGYRMKPLTYWLAKHLVRTPYVSLPNLLVNDMLVPEMIQEDCTPKKLAEKMEPYLGEGAVENRRVLIERFIELHQLVRKNADKQAAQAVVDLLGNNDD, via the coding sequence ATGCAAAACCTAAACAAAACCAATCCAACTATTGCAATTGTTGCGGGAGAAGTTTCGGGGGATATTCTCGGCGCAGGCTTAATTCGAGAATTAAAATTGATTTACCCGAACGCCAAATTTATTGGTATTGCTGGGCAGCAAATGCTTAATGAAGGTTGTGATACCTTGGTGGATATGGAAGAAATTGCGGTGATGGGGCTTGTTGAAATTCTGAAACATTTGCCACGTTTATTGAAAATTCGTAAAAATATCGTGCAGTACTTTTCTCATCATAAACCCGATATTTTCATCGGTATTGATGCGCCTGAATTTAATCTTTATGTGGAAGATAAGCTTAAAGCACAAGGAATTAAAACAATTCATTATGTCAGTCCCAGTGTATGGGCGTGGCGTCAAAATCGTATTCACAAAATTGCACGCGCTACCAATATGGTTTTAGCATTTTTGCCTTTTGAAAAAGCATTTTATGATAAATTTAATGTGCCTTGCCGCTTTATTGGGCATACGATGGCGGATGCCATTCCCTTACAGCCCGATCGTAGTTCGGCTTGCCAAGCCTTAAATCTGAATGAAAATCAGCGTTATGTCGCCATTTTAGTGGGAAGTCGTGGTGCAGAAGTTGAGATGTTAACAGAACCTTTTTTTAAAACAGCATTAATGCTAAAAGAGAAACATCCTGATTTGAAATTTCTGGTGCCATTAATTAATCAGAAACGTCGAAATCAATTTGAGCAAATTTGTGCGCAAATTTCACCGCACTTATCTGATGATGATTTCATTTTACTTGATGGTAAAGCGCGCCAAGCCATGATTGTAGCGGATGCCACATTGCTTGCGTCAGGCACAGCCGCATTAGAATGTATGTTGTGTAAGTCACCGATGGTAGTGGGGTATAGAATGAAACCATTAACTTATTGGTTGGCTAAACATTTAGTGAGAACGCCTTATGTTTCTTTACCCAATTTATTAGTAAATGACATGTTGGTGCCAGAAATGATTCAAGAGGATTGTACGCCTAAGAAATTGGCTGAAAAGATGGAGCCTTATTTAGGTGAAGGTGCGGTGGAAAATCGCCGTGTTTTGATTGAGCGTTTTATTGAATTGCACCAACTTGTGCGGAAAAACGCGGATAAGCAAGCGGCTCAGGCGGTAGTGGATTTATTAGGAAATAATGATGACTGA
- the rnhB gene encoding ribonuclease HII, translating into MTDFEYPQGFELIAGVDEVGRGPLVGAVVTAAVILDPNNPIKGLADSKKLSEKKRLALAKEIKQKALAWSLGRAEPEEIDELNILHATMLAMQRAINTLKIRPHFVLVDGNRIPKLDIPVQAVVKGDSLVAEISAASILAKVARDQEMVELDFQFPQYEFAKHKGYPTKVHLEKLAEFGALPQHRRSFAPVRKVLSYK; encoded by the coding sequence ATGACTGATTTTGAATATCCTCAAGGTTTTGAATTAATTGCTGGTGTTGATGAAGTCGGTCGTGGTCCACTTGTTGGTGCCGTTGTGACAGCAGCGGTGATCTTAGATCCTAATAATCCGATTAAAGGTTTGGCGGACAGCAAGAAACTTAGTGAAAAGAAACGATTAGCTCTTGCCAAGGAAATTAAGCAAAAAGCGTTGGCTTGGAGTTTAGGACGTGCGGAACCTGAAGAAATTGACGAATTAAATATTCTGCACGCTACGATGCTTGCGATGCAACGTGCGATAAATACATTAAAAATTCGACCGCACTTTGTATTGGTGGATGGCAACCGAATTCCTAAACTTGATATACCGGTTCAAGCTGTCGTCAAAGGGGATAGCCTTGTCGCTGAAATTAGTGCGGCATCAATTCTCGCCAAAGTTGCGCGGGATCAGGAAATGGTGGAACTCGATTTTCAATTTCCACAATATGAATTTGCGAAACACAAAGGTTATCCGACTAAAGTACATTTAGAAAAATTAGCTGAATTTGGTGCGTTGCCTCAGCATCGTCGTAGTTTTGCTCCAGTCAGAAAGGTACTTTCCTATAAGTAA
- the glnB_2 gene encoding nitrogen regulatory protein P-II, translating to MKKIEAIIKPFKLDDVREALSDVGINGMTVTEVRGFGRQKGHTELYRGAEYMVDFLPKVKLEIIVTDEQVEQCLEAIIETAQTGKIGDGKIFVYDVERVIRIRTGEENENAI from the coding sequence ATGAAAAAAATTGAAGCAATTATTAAACCATTTAAATTAGATGATGTACGAGAGGCCTTGTCTGATGTGGGGATAAATGGAATGACTGTAACGGAAGTTCGTGGTTTTGGTCGTCAAAAAGGTCATACGGAATTATACCGTGGTGCAGAATATATGGTGGATTTTCTACCTAAAGTGAAGCTAGAAATTATTGTTACGGATGAGCAAGTTGAGCAATGTTTAGAAGCCATTATTGAAACGGCACAAACAGGTAAAATTGGTGACGGTAAGATTTTCGTGTATGATGTGGAACGCGTGATTCGTATCCGCACTGGCGAAGAAAATGAAAACGCCATTTAA
- the mogA gene encoding molybdenum cofactor biosynthesis protein MogA, whose translation MTALLEKKLKIGLVSVSDRASSGVYTDQGIPELQAWLERALIDEFDVETRLIPDEQAEIEKTLIELVDDCQCHLVLTTGGTGPAKRDVTPDATLAVADREMPGFGEQMRQVSLHFVPTAILSRQVGVIRKNTLILNLPGQPKAIKETLEGVKDEKGNVLVKGIFAAVPYCLQLIDGIYIDTQPDVIESFRPKSARR comes from the coding sequence ATGACCGCACTTTTAGAAAAAAAATTAAAAATTGGTTTAGTTTCGGTCTCAGATCGAGCTTCTTCGGGCGTTTATACAGACCAAGGCATTCCTGAATTACAAGCATGGCTTGAGCGGGCATTAATTGATGAGTTTGATGTAGAAACACGTTTAATTCCTGATGAACAAGCTGAAATTGAGAAAACGTTGATTGAATTGGTAGATGATTGCCAATGCCATTTAGTGTTGACGACAGGCGGAACGGGGCCTGCAAAACGAGATGTAACTCCTGATGCAACTTTAGCTGTGGCGGATCGCGAAATGCCAGGGTTTGGTGAGCAAATGCGTCAAGTCAGTTTACATTTTGTGCCTACTGCGATTTTATCACGGCAAGTCGGTGTGATTCGTAAAAATACGCTGATTTTAAATTTACCAGGGCAGCCTAAAGCCATTAAAGAAACTCTAGAAGGGGTAAAGGATGAGAAAGGAAATGTGTTAGTGAAAGGGATTTTTGCTGCAGTGCCTTATTGTTTGCAATTAATTGATGGTATTTATATTGATACTCAACCCGATGTGATTGAAAGTTTCCGTCCAAAATCAGCACGTCGTTAA
- the mglA_2 gene encoding galactose/methyl galaxtoside transporter ATP-binding protein, with protein sequence MTAQNQEVLLTMKNVSKSFPGVKALDKANLTVKSHSVHALMGENGAGKSTLLKCLFGIYAKDEGDIMFLGKPVNFKTSKEALENGISMVHQELNLVRQRNVMDNLWLGRYPLKGVFVDHTKMYNDTKAIFDELGIDVDPRDKVADLSVSQMQMIEIAKAFSYNAKIVIMDEPTSSLSEKEVEHLFTIIAKLKARGCGIIYISHKMDEIFKICDEITILRDGQWINTVAVKDVTMDQVVSMMVGRELTQRFPEKINTPKEVILTVENLTALNQPSIKDVSFELHKGEILGIAGLVGAKRTDIVETIFGVRERASGTVKLHDKTVLNHTALEAINNGFALVTEERRSTGIYANLSIEFNSLISNMKSYMTKWGLLSNKKMKSDTQWVIDSMNVKTPSHKTTIGSLSGGNQQKVIIGRWLLTQPEVLMLDEPTRGIDVGAKFEIYQLIMQLAQKDKGIIMISSEMPELLGITDRILVMSNGRVAGIVETAKTSQEEILQLAAKYL encoded by the coding sequence ATGACGGCACAAAATCAAGAAGTGCTGCTCACAATGAAAAATGTGAGCAAGTCGTTCCCTGGTGTAAAGGCCTTGGATAAGGCAAATTTGACAGTGAAATCTCATAGCGTACACGCGTTAATGGGAGAAAATGGTGCTGGTAAATCCACATTGCTGAAATGCTTATTTGGTATTTATGCCAAGGACGAAGGCGACATTATGTTTCTTGGTAAACCAGTGAATTTTAAAACGTCAAAAGAAGCCTTAGAAAATGGGATTTCTATGGTGCACCAAGAATTAAATCTTGTGCGCCAACGTAACGTAATGGACAACCTTTGGCTTGGACGTTATCCGCTTAAAGGCGTTTTTGTTGATCATACAAAAATGTATAACGATACGAAAGCGATTTTTGATGAATTGGGTATTGATGTCGATCCTCGTGATAAAGTAGCCGATTTGTCTGTATCACAAATGCAAATGATCGAAATTGCCAAAGCCTTTTCTTACAATGCCAAAATTGTGATTATGGACGAGCCAACATCTTCGCTTTCAGAGAAAGAAGTGGAGCATTTGTTTACCATTATCGCCAAATTAAAAGCGCGTGGTTGTGGCATTATTTATATTTCCCACAAAATGGATGAAATTTTCAAGATTTGTGATGAAATTACAATTTTGCGTGACGGTCAGTGGATAAATACAGTTGCAGTGAAAGATGTGACGATGGATCAAGTCGTATCTATGATGGTAGGGCGTGAGTTAACACAGCGTTTTCCTGAAAAAATTAATACACCGAAAGAAGTGATTTTAACAGTGGAAAATCTGACCGCACTTAATCAACCCTCCATTAAAGATGTCAGTTTTGAACTGCACAAAGGCGAAATTCTTGGGATTGCGGGTTTAGTGGGTGCCAAACGGACGGATATTGTCGAAACGATTTTTGGCGTGCGTGAACGTGCGAGTGGTACAGTGAAATTGCATGATAAAACTGTGTTAAATCACACCGCACTTGAAGCGATTAATAATGGTTTTGCGCTTGTGACAGAAGAGCGTCGGTCAACTGGGATTTATGCAAATTTAAGTATTGAGTTTAACTCATTGATTTCAAATATGAAATCTTATATGACTAAATGGGGATTACTCAGTAATAAGAAAATGAAAAGTGATACCCAGTGGGTAATTGATTCGATGAATGTGAAAACGCCATCTCATAAAACCACTATTGGTTCGCTTTCTGGGGGAAACCAACAGAAAGTGATTATTGGGCGTTGGTTGTTGACGCAACCTGAAGTATTAATGCTTGACGAACCGACTCGTGGGATTGATGTGGGTGCAAAATTCGAAATTTATCAATTAATTATGCAACTTGCACAAAAAGATAAAGGCATCATTATGATTTCATCAGAAATGCCAGAACTTTTAGGCATTACTGACCGTATTTTAGTCATGAGTAACGGTCGTGTTGCTGGTATTGTTGAAACCGCAAAAACTTCACAAGAAGAAATTTTGCAATTGGCAGCTAAGTATTTATAG